Proteins co-encoded in one Saprospira grandis genomic window:
- a CDS encoding CHAT domain-containing protein: MARIQPIFTILFLGLTALSSFGQSLSSIQNRQAALDWEGAQAAAQTALASLEGADRLAYLQLLGELPLPNRAPFWQEGLSLMDSLEQGDSLRLFWRWKTGQALMEEDTEKALTYWEGLEGTAYWGEILLHLAQKRPSSSIYLEQAIQFLSREEQLFLLAKAYFLELQRSQNRFRKKYLAEKSLELLASLGQQAESLLLEAEILSRQASWEPAKSALLSLQVSRQKLEQAWTQLRPYSPLRKRLLTLSAAVWEQSVALYQQQFSQEAQAQYFEQALQLALEARVWQKRALLWPQRKDVRSDSLLLAGQTTPNLALWQARLAEESPSRYALTYAPLPQFSLAQLRKQLKENEEFLLYYTAQEESYLLAADAEQLLGFWKLGRSEDLQQATAQLASLLAQKNTQPSKVYLQQAHSFYKRFLALGLAENKEGIQLYLDGPLWQLPFEALLRQAVTEEKSYAELPYLIKELELSYRFLPTDSSSQKANLGKNVLAIDQRAPAMGLLPTSGFDLLFQRFRGSFYRAEEASLADFKPLAASGDYSLLHLALAQKGPQAPYLFATDSLSAWQLRQLPIQTALLYFVPLPERQAEADELLRWRHLFTHDGCSSLLLSRWPKSAEAEAAFLSIFYDLLAKGYQKEEAFREAQLSLLLSSEWAAPQFWSGYLYLGDRQTMALAKRSFFEQYWLYSILASFSLLALLIFFWRINRLDLGRNTAVND, translated from the coding sequence ATGGCTCGAATACAGCCCATTTTTACCATCTTATTTCTTGGCTTGACTGCTTTGAGCAGCTTCGGCCAATCGCTTTCTAGCATTCAAAATCGCCAAGCCGCCCTAGATTGGGAAGGCGCCCAAGCTGCCGCCCAAACGGCTTTAGCCAGTTTGGAGGGCGCAGACCGCTTAGCTTATCTCCAATTATTGGGCGAGCTGCCGCTGCCTAATCGTGCGCCTTTTTGGCAAGAGGGGCTTAGCCTGATGGATAGCCTCGAGCAGGGAGATAGCCTGCGCCTGTTTTGGCGCTGGAAGACGGGCCAAGCCCTGATGGAGGAAGATACAGAAAAGGCCCTCACTTATTGGGAGGGCTTGGAAGGAACGGCCTATTGGGGCGAAATCCTGCTGCATTTGGCCCAAAAACGCCCCAGCTCTTCTATTTATTTGGAGCAGGCGATTCAGTTCCTGAGCCGAGAAGAACAGCTATTTCTCTTGGCTAAAGCTTATTTTTTAGAGCTGCAGCGAAGCCAAAACCGCTTTCGCAAAAAGTATTTGGCCGAAAAGTCTCTGGAGCTTTTAGCTAGCTTGGGCCAACAGGCCGAGAGCCTATTATTAGAAGCCGAAATTTTGAGCCGACAAGCCAGCTGGGAACCCGCAAAGTCTGCTTTGTTGTCCTTGCAGGTGAGTCGCCAAAAATTAGAACAAGCCTGGACCCAATTGCGGCCTTATAGCCCATTGCGCAAACGCTTGCTAACCCTTAGCGCAGCGGTTTGGGAGCAGTCGGTGGCCCTTTACCAACAGCAGTTTAGCCAAGAGGCCCAAGCGCAGTATTTTGAGCAGGCCCTGCAGCTGGCCCTAGAGGCTAGAGTTTGGCAAAAAAGAGCATTACTTTGGCCTCAACGAAAGGATGTTCGCAGCGATAGTTTGCTTTTGGCCGGACAAACCACCCCCAATTTGGCCCTTTGGCAGGCTCGCCTAGCAGAAGAATCGCCTAGCCGATATGCGCTTACTTATGCGCCCTTGCCCCAATTTAGTCTGGCCCAATTGCGGAAGCAACTGAAGGAAAACGAAGAGTTTTTGCTTTATTATACCGCCCAAGAAGAAAGCTATCTTTTGGCCGCCGATGCAGAGCAGCTACTGGGCTTCTGGAAGCTAGGCCGCAGCGAGGATCTCCAACAGGCAACGGCGCAACTAGCCAGCCTATTGGCCCAAAAAAATACCCAGCCCTCTAAGGTCTATTTGCAGCAGGCGCATAGCTTTTATAAGCGCTTTTTGGCCCTCGGACTGGCCGAAAACAAAGAAGGAATACAGCTTTATCTGGATGGCCCCCTCTGGCAGCTGCCTTTTGAGGCCCTTTTGCGCCAAGCGGTTACCGAAGAGAAAAGCTATGCCGAATTGCCCTATTTGATCAAGGAGCTGGAGCTGAGTTATCGCTTTTTGCCTACAGATAGCAGCAGCCAAAAGGCCAATTTGGGCAAAAATGTCTTGGCCATAGATCAGCGGGCGCCAGCTATGGGCTTGCTGCCTACTTCTGGCTTCGATCTGCTTTTTCAACGCTTTAGAGGCTCTTTTTATCGAGCAGAGGAGGCCAGTTTGGCCGATTTTAAGCCCCTGGCAGCTTCTGGCGATTATAGTCTGCTGCATTTGGCTTTGGCCCAAAAAGGCCCCCAAGCCCCCTATCTATTTGCTACCGATAGTCTGTCGGCCTGGCAGCTCCGACAGTTGCCGATACAAACGGCCCTGCTTTATTTTGTGCCCTTGCCCGAGCGGCAGGCCGAGGCCGATGAGCTGTTGCGCTGGCGACATCTTTTTACTCATGATGGCTGCTCTTCGCTTTTGCTGAGCCGCTGGCCCAAATCTGCCGAAGCCGAAGCCGCTTTTTTGTCCATTTTCTACGATTTACTAGCCAAGGGCTACCAAAAAGAGGAGGCTTTTCGAGAGGCCCAACTAAGCCTTTTACTGAGCTCAGAATGGGCGGCCCCTCAGTTTTGGAGCGGCTACCTCTATCTGGGCGACCGCCAAACGATGGCTCTGGCCAAAAGAAGTTTTTTTGAACAATATTGGCTCTATTCTATTTTGGCCAGCTTTAGCCTTTTGGCCCTGCTCATTTTTTTCTGGCGCATCAATCGCTTAGATTTGGGCCGCAATACAGCCGTGAACGATTAG
- a CDS encoding glycosyltransferase, with translation MLKKKIYCSVTNDLLQDQRMHRICLSLQTAGYQLTLVGRKQKDSLPLPDRPYAQKRLNCFFQAGKFFYIEYQLRLFFFLLFQQFDILCAVDLDSLPAGHAAARLKGKRLVFDAHEYFEEMPEVVRRPKIRAIWAWIARHYIPKVDLAYTVCQSLADLFEEQHGQPFGVIRNLPLAQPKAQPAVRYPENGPLILIYQGMLNEGRGLEELLAALADFSPQEVQLWLLGKGDKMASLQEQAQSLNLGEQLKFWGFLPPEELQKITPQAHLGLNLLKHQGQSYYFSLANKFFDYVQAEKPSLNMAFPEYQRHLAEYEVALLLEELSPKAISRAIRRLLDEPQLYQQLQANCRLAKQDWLWEKEAQKLLTYYEAL, from the coding sequence ATGTTGAAGAAAAAAATATATTGTAGTGTCACCAATGACCTCTTGCAAGATCAGCGAATGCACCGTATTTGTTTAAGCTTGCAGACTGCAGGTTATCAACTTACTTTGGTGGGGCGAAAGCAAAAAGACTCTCTGCCTCTGCCCGATAGGCCTTATGCGCAAAAGCGCCTAAACTGTTTTTTTCAGGCTGGAAAATTCTTTTATATCGAGTACCAATTGCGGCTATTCTTCTTTCTGCTTTTTCAGCAATTTGATATTCTTTGCGCTGTAGATTTAGATAGTTTGCCGGCAGGACATGCGGCGGCTCGCCTAAAGGGGAAACGCTTAGTTTTTGATGCCCATGAATACTTTGAAGAAATGCCAGAGGTGGTCCGTCGCCCTAAAATACGAGCCATCTGGGCCTGGATTGCCCGCCACTATATCCCGAAGGTAGATCTGGCCTATACGGTCTGTCAGAGTTTGGCCGATTTGTTTGAGGAGCAGCACGGCCAGCCCTTTGGCGTAATTCGCAACCTGCCTCTTGCACAGCCCAAAGCCCAGCCAGCCGTTCGTTATCCCGAAAATGGTCCTCTGATTCTTATTTATCAAGGGATGTTGAACGAGGGTAGGGGGCTAGAGGAACTCCTTGCCGCTTTAGCCGATTTTTCGCCTCAAGAAGTTCAGCTTTGGCTTTTGGGCAAGGGCGATAAAATGGCGAGTTTGCAAGAACAAGCGCAAAGTCTTAACTTGGGAGAACAGCTTAAGTTTTGGGGCTTCCTGCCACCCGAAGAACTGCAAAAAATAACCCCTCAGGCGCATTTGGGCCTCAATCTGCTCAAGCATCAGGGACAGAGTTACTACTTTTCTTTGGCCAACAAGTTCTTTGATTACGTTCAAGCAGAAAAACCCAGCCTGAATATGGCTTTTCCAGAATATCAACGGCATCTGGCCGAATATGAGGTGGCCCTTTTGCTAGAAGAACTGAGTCCCAAGGCAATTTCAAGGGCCATCCGCCGATTACTAGATGAGCCCCAGCTTTATCAACAACTACAAGCAAATTGCCGTTTGGCTAAGCAAGATTGGCTTTGGGAAAAGGAAGCCCAAAAGCTATTAACTTATTATGAAGCGCTTTGA